TTCTCGAAGGCGTTTCACTACATCCAGGCAACCATATTGGCGCGGTCCGGCCGGCTAGTACGTAGCCAACAATGTTTTTTTGTCTTCCACGACCTTTTTTGGGTAAGAAATACCACAACTTGAAGACAGATTTGTTCCCATGATTTCACTAGTGATTGATACAGATATAGTAAATTTAAATCGGaaggaatttaaattttgttactcGGGAAGCAGGCATGATTTTAGTCCAACTTTCCTCCGTTgataacataaaaatttgtatttttactttatttattgtgAAGTCAAATTTAAGACAATACTAATATGTAATTAAACGCATTTGATATTTCATCcccaatacatatatacatccatTTCACAATAATTCCAAATAACAAGTGCATCCATTTCTTATTCAGTGTAACCTTAGGACCTGCATTCCACCTAGGAACTtttggaaaatatgtgaaatgtatacataaccctatatgttCACGACTGATTCACTGTGTTcaaaacaaccgttaggttaaTTGAACTGTGATACTcttgtgcaacatgttgcgagtaTGGAAATCAAAAAGAGAGGAAAGAAaagagaaacaaaataaaaaatttctcttTGAACATCCGTACAACTTTCTGCAATCTTGTGTCCCCAGAGCACTGGAGGACAAGTGAGTCGTCAGAGAGTGATATAGGAAAAGAAATTGGTTTTCCCCAAGCGTCAGCATTTGCAGCCGAAAAccgtacaacaacagcaactagtCAATACCAGGAAATTCAAGTTAGCAGCGAGTGACACCTCCACACCATCACAACTAACGCAGCTGCCTGACACCCACACTATGTGTAAATCCTTCGGCGCGCCATTGCTTTCACTCAATGAAATCGGGACATCGGCGCATTGACAGCGTGGCGTGAATGGCGTAAGATATACGCCAAACAGCGGCCGGGAACAAGCAAAACAAAGTACAAAAAATTACCTGCAAATTCATTGAGTGTGTCTCCCCCATAAGCCCGGTTGATAGAAATCTACGAAAAGatatgtacgtatgcatgtatatatttaatatttctcgTTGCATAGACAACACTGAATGGACGTGGCAATAGTGTGGGCAGAGGGCACTTAAGTCGTTTGCTTATTAGGAACACTTTGAATGAAATGGTGAAACTTGTGCCTACTTTCGAGGAAAAATCACCTCTTACCAAAGAGAGTAAGCATGGAAAACATATGGAAGAAAAATTTGTTCGttgaaaaattgctaaaaaaaagGGTATTGGTATTGGCTCACTATAAAAAAATAGAGATGACGACGAATTTGTCATGCATTCGACTCATTCGACACATAGAGTCAGGGTGttcacaatatacatacatataaatatttacatattaggggccatccataaattacgtcacacgaatttaaggactttttaatccctccccccgtccttgtcacaagttgtcacattttgatatacaaaaagaaattgtattcAAACGTCTAATgcgaaattattaagaaaaatatccaTAGGTCTGAAAGGGTTAAATTTTGATAACATATTCCTTtatctatacatattttttattgaaggtcttgtttatataaataatcattaaaactgaaacatttaattaatttgcttaCAGTGGTAAAAAGGCATTAAATAAACCAAGATCAAAATTCAGGCgttcaaaatatttgcaactttTAAGTAtcctaaaaatattcaaaaattgtttcaatatttttaataacttcagCATATTTTCCATTCCATTTCCAACCTGGAAAAATTCTTCACCATTCCAGAATATTTCACTGCTTATATTGCGTTTAACCATCATCCAGATATTCTCAACAGGGTAGATCGGGCAGTTGTGTACCTTGTTGATGAGTACATAAGCTTTGCTGTCTGACTCTCGAAGTTTGAGTTTCGATTCATGTGACTACAAAATTGAGTTCCAATTCTGCTTAGTTCAATTTAAGGGTGATCGAGCAAATCTAAACCTCGCTTACCTATTTTTACAGGCACAAATGGTTTTTCCGTAAAATAAAAACGCTTGAATTTCCATTAATTATGTGAAATGCGATTACCCTTATAACTTGCCTTTAGTTAAGtagcaaaataaacaaaaaatacaagaaatatcagttgcaaatgttttgaaTACTTGCGTTTCATATTGGAATTTTGCTCTGTTTTTGTTATaggttaaaataataattttaacagtATATGTGACAAATGAAATAACTAAAGgtcggaaaaagagaaagtcaaAGAAGACAAAAATTActttagcaacaaaaaaatatagaaacataTTCATATTTGACATTGGTTGCAAAAGTTTCGACCACCACTGTATATTTAGCATGCAATTATATCGGTATTGTTCGACCTCGTCGAAACAGGACGTTCCTGAAATCTATGACAACTTACTATCCTAACAGGGACTATATATAACCGTttcaacagcaataaaaacaacaagactataaattttgcttaaacacctttatttatatagtaaacaaaaacaatattggTGTAAACtgtgcgaaaaaattaaaatttgacttttaaaacaaaagacaCTTGTAAGGAAAATGAAAACTGATAAAAAAAGCCTctgaaataaatatacttaaatgcGATGTAAATCGAACACGTTTCTAGGATAACACAACTTTTTGCTCGCAAATTTCAGGTACATAtgatacattaaaaatataagtggAGAACCTCTTTTCGTACATAGCCCGAAATCGGGCGATGCTATTCTGAAGTCTACCCATCATATCCGCTCTACCCATTTTAATTCCTAATTTTGGAGGAGATATTTTAAATCTTAGCCAAAACTTATCAGCTAATCTTACTTTCCAatagttattttctttttttaacataGCCGACGGATTATGAAAGCACGAAATAAATTCAAACTATAAaccaatattgaaaaataatttattagtaaaatatttggTCATGCTCTGCTTTTAAAGAGAATAAAAATATCCcaaatattgttaaaatgtaTATAGTTTCTTTTGGCACACTTACACATTGGTGTTGGCCTGTCCACAATTTGCTCGTACAGCGTTGCTCTAGCTCAACCCACAAATTGGTCAACGGCGGATGAAGCTATGCAAATAATCATTTGCAATTAGACCGtcactgtttttatttttactttatttttttttgcttttaacgaTTTTTTGTAATCGCTTAGCtggcttttatttatattctaaaCGTATGCACTGTAAATTTCTCCCTTTGTTCAAGCGATCCCAATTGTTTTCACAAATTGAACtgcatatttttttcgtttacgTCGCTATCAACGCGAAATGATTTTTATCTGCTaacttttgttatatatttctcaataaatatatattttcccacAATTGTTTcactaaattaacaaaaatgtaaCTATGGGCTGATTTGTTGCAATGTGAAAACTTGTGAACTACGACTTCGCGAACGCCCGAGAAGTATTTACGTCTACGttacgaaatttatttatacaaacgTTTAGCCAGATATTCGTACATACATTTTAGTATAGACGTTTAAATTAGAGTGCATGCAGTCGTTATGTCGCAGTTTggttactttttatatttttatgcactgcttatatttttaataatatacatcactttatttttattaaatttacgcCAACAACGCGTACACGCGACACGTTCACCAACACTCAACGACGATTCGACAAAACTGTGAAGAATTTAGCACAAATACGCAGAGATGTATTTGGCTGGTACTGAATACTTAAATTTACAAAGGTTtgtgttttaattatattcaaatatatcttAACTCTATTGCACCCAAATACTTCTtgtctaaattttaaatatttttatgttctaAGATGAAGTTTCTTAGtaagtttcaaaaattattctcCAAATACTAACAGTTATCATAAACTATCAAAATTccttcacaaaataattttataccaCACAACCCTAACACGCGACGATGGCACTATAATATTTCACTATACCTATCTCTTTTACGCTAATGTCTGTTACCAAGTTGAATAATATCTCCATTTCTCCTGAAGAACAAATGTCCAATCAACTGTAGCCAACTTCAACTACactctaaaaaaatgttaatgaagATTACAAAATACGTGTTGtcttaaatagaaaaattcttttattatattggcATTACTAATAcgtgacatatgtacatttgaaattataataaacatttatgTTAAACATCACGTAGTGtaactatttttattcatatctcTCTGTTATATGCAAGcacataaaacattttttttctaatccCAATAATCTTAAATTTTAAGCCAAGtattagataaaaaattaatttatattaaagttGGGAATACAGATTTATAAAATGATACCACATTGAactgaaatttttaatgattttgattttgggattaaaaatttaaaatctagtCATTTTGACGGGTTAAGTTGTTTATGTATCAGCTGATTACATTGTATTTCATTTATCAATCGATTTGAGCTTTTGTGGAAAACACTAAAGGGAtgtgttaataaatttaaatttttatttttatggaaatgTCCCGTAGAAGTCAAGACATTCCTATTCGACCACGCTATGGTATACCAGACACAACAGAAGACGACAATAACAGTCCAATAGAGCGCACGAAGCAAAGAACTAGAAAGACACCACCGAGCGCTATGGAACCTTCATCATACAGTGAAATTCCTTTTCTCGCACAATATCCAGATAGGGATATTTCTGCACAAGGGATAGAACGTAGCCAACGAGCAAGTGCAGAAGGGGATAAAGCCGAACGCACCATTATTGGTGAACCAGGTGTTGAATACGATGATGAGGATGATAATTCAAACTCCAAAGACAGTTCGTACGAGGATAATAAAACACCTATGCGGCCCAACTCATTGCACTGCGATTCCTGTAAAACCAAGAGAAACCCGAATATTGATTTTTctaaacaacaatttttattgttatagcTTTTCCTTACGAGTTGGAGGGTGCCACCAGTACAGATGGCGAAATGCGACATTTTGTAGCCGATAATCTAGAGGAAAAAATACGTAGTGGTAAGTTTAAGTGAACTAATGTTCTATATTCGTCTATAAGTTCCGAACTACAGATCAACAGAGTTATGCTTCACATAATAGCACACCTTCAGCCGCCAATGCGAGCGGTGGCTTACTCACACGTCGTTTCTTACAAACTCAGCGACCTCAAATTGATGCGAATGTTTTAAATGATATTGAGATCGAAGCGCAATATTTGGCTGCGTCAGTGGATAATTTGATGGAAAACCTTTGCAATTTGCTGCATTCAGTAAGTATATCGCAagtattttaaacaatttataataaaactcgCTGCGTAGATATCTTCAATTACTGCTGATAACGTGGAAGTGCATAAAAATGCCGTAAATAAACTTACTGACAGTATGGATGCTAATATTAAATGCATGTACACAATTATGGCAAAAACAGAAGAAATTACTAAGTCCATGAAGCCAAC
This genomic stretch from Bactrocera dorsalis isolate Fly_Bdor chromosome 5, ASM2337382v1, whole genome shotgun sequence harbors:
- the LOC105234003 gene encoding BLOC-1-related complex subunit 6, with product MEMSRRSQDIPIRPRYGIPDTTEDDNNSPIERTKQRTRKTPPSAMEPSSYSEIPFLAQYPDRDISAQGIERSQRASAEGDKAERTIIGEPGVEYDDEDDNSNSKDSSYEDNKTPMRPNSLHCDSSFPYELEGATSTDGEMRHFVADNLEEKIRSDQQSYASHNSTPSAANASGGLLTRRFLQTQRPQIDANVLNDIEIEAQYLAASVDNLMENLCNLLHSISSITADNVEVHKNAVNKLTDSMDANIKCMYTIMAKTEEITKSMKPTEQLGQRIREIKRLVDMLDGTM